CACCGCACACTGGCGGCGGGCTCACACCCGCAGCAAACTCCATAGTTGTGCAAGTACACCCAAAGTCCCGCATCTGATGAACAGGCAAATCCCCGCGGTCGCCTGGGGTTAGTTGGAGCGGGGGCTGTCCGCTCGGGGGCCCTCCTTGGTAGGGCTAAGCAGGGCGCCGAGTTCACGGAGCCGGTAGCTCTGGCCGTCGATGTGAATGACCGCGACGTGATGGAGTAAGCGGTCAAGGATGGCAGTGGTCAGGATTTCGTCACCGGCAAAGATCTCCGGCCAGTCCCGCACATGCTTGTTGGAGGTCAGCAGGATCGAGCCGCGCTCGTAGCGGGTCGAGACGAGGCGGAAGAAGAGATTCGCCTCCATGCGGTCGAGTGGACGGAAGCCGACTTCGTCGATGATGAGCAAGCCGCAGTTGAAGTAGCGCCGGGCCCGTAGGCGGGCGGGTGGGGTCGTCGCGTCCGCCTTCAGCACGTGCATGAGATCATCGAGCACGAAGTGCGCGACGCTGAAGCCGTTCTTGATCGCGTTGACGCCGAGCGCGGCGGCCAAGTGCGATTTGCCGACACCGGGCGGACCGAGAAACAGCACGTTGGTCTTGTCGCGCAGGTACTGACACGTCGCGAGCAGATCGATCTGGCGGCGATCCGCCTTCGGCTGGAAGCCCCAATCGAAGCCTTCGAGTGTTTTGCCGGGCGGGAGCCCGGAGAGCTTGAGCATCGTCGCGATGCGCCGCTCATCTTTGCGCTCGAGCTGACTGGTCAGCAGCAGATCGAGAAAGGTGAGCGGACTGAGATCGTCGCGGGCGGCCTGCTCGATCAGCTCAGGCAACACCGCCGCCGGATGATCGAGGCCCAGGGTGGTGAGCTTGGTGATGACCGGATCGAGCCCGGTCTGCGGCGCGGCTGGCCGCACGGGGCGCTTGGCGAAGGCCATCACCGGCCTCCGGTGAGCGCCGCCAGCAGCGCGGTGTACTGCGCCATCGGCCGCGTGATCGCCTCGGGCGCGGGCAGGCGCTCCGCATGCGGGACCGTCGCGAGCTGCTGCCGCGCGCGCTGGCCGAGTGGCGTCGGCGCCAGCACCGTGGCGGTGCTCGCCCCGAGGTAGTGGCGCTCGTCGATCACGAGGCGCTCCACGGTGTGCCGTGGATGCTGGGCAATGACCTGCCCCTCGGCCCACACCACGACCTGCTGCGTGGTGCCGCGCACTTCGACCGTGCGCCCCACCCACGCAAAGGGCACCGAGTAGCGCCGCCCCTCGAAGCTCACGA
The Gemmatimonas sp. UBA7669 genome window above contains:
- the istB gene encoding IS21-like element helper ATPase IstB, which produces MAFAKRPVRPAAPQTGLDPVITKLTTLGLDHPAAVLPELIEQAARDDLSPLTFLDLLLTSQLERKDERRIATMLKLSGLPPGKTLEGFDWGFQPKADRRQIDLLATCQYLRDKTNVLFLGPPGVGKSHLAAALGVNAIKNGFSVAHFVLDDLMHVLKADATTPPARLRARRYFNCGLLIIDEVGFRPLDRMEANLFFRLVSTRYERGSILLTSNKHVRDWPEIFAGDEILTTAILDRLLHHVAVIHIDGQSYRLRELGALLSPTKEGPRADSPRSN